The Crocinitomicaceae bacterium genome includes a region encoding these proteins:
- a CDS encoding asparagine synthetase B yields the protein MIRLFSKGLLLVFLFFGKGAFSATILVPMDETQTDHLRAYGVAYRALDKGFIMEWLLNYRGGSFLFPQDMGIEEDLILSRVSYKIIPDSKVEQIKSEIAQPEVNMEVVQLEKAPKIAVYTPGGKQPWDDAVTLVLTYAEIPYTEIYDSAVVMGVLPEYDWLHLHHEDFTGQYGKFYKNYHTAGWYQKQVRESEASAKMLGYAKVSAMKLSVAIKIKEFVAGGGFLFTMCSGTDSYDIALAAYNTDICDVIYDYDAAEPDYQSKLDYYQGFAFHNYTIVKDPLEYEYSDIDGSDDHRALGESLDKFFLFEFSAKWDIVPTMLCQNHTLEINGFMGQTTDFRTEFIRPDVLIMGDNKALGTARYLHGEFGEGTWTYYGGHDPEDYQHFVGDPPTDLSLHPNSPGYRLILNNILFPAAKKKKRKT from the coding sequence ATGATCCGCCTTTTTAGTAAAGGGCTGCTCCTCGTTTTTCTGTTCTTCGGAAAAGGCGCTTTCTCTGCCACCATTCTTGTGCCAATGGATGAAACCCAAACTGATCACCTCAGGGCTTATGGGGTTGCATACCGTGCATTGGATAAAGGTTTTATCATGGAATGGTTACTCAATTATCGCGGCGGAAGTTTTTTATTCCCTCAAGATATGGGTATTGAAGAAGATTTAATTCTGTCTCGTGTTTCGTATAAAATTATACCTGATTCTAAAGTAGAGCAAATCAAATCTGAAATTGCACAACCTGAAGTCAACATGGAAGTGGTGCAATTAGAAAAAGCACCAAAAATTGCCGTGTATACCCCGGGTGGTAAACAACCTTGGGATGATGCAGTGACGCTTGTCTTAACGTATGCTGAAATTCCGTATACTGAGATTTATGACTCAGCTGTTGTGATGGGGGTATTGCCTGAATATGATTGGCTGCATTTACATCATGAAGATTTCACAGGACAATACGGAAAATTCTATAAAAATTATCACACTGCTGGCTGGTATCAAAAACAAGTGAGAGAGTCAGAAGCTTCTGCAAAAATGTTGGGCTATGCTAAAGTGAGTGCCATGAAATTAAGCGTGGCAATTAAAATAAAAGAGTTTGTTGCCGGCGGAGGTTTTCTTTTTACCATGTGTTCAGGAACTGACAGCTATGATATCGCATTGGCTGCTTACAATACAGATATTTGTGATGTGATTTATGATTATGATGCGGCTGAACCTGATTATCAGTCAAAACTGGATTACTATCAAGGATTTGCTTTCCATAACTACACCATCGTGAAAGATCCTTTAGAATATGAGTATTCTGATATTGACGGATCTGATGATCATCGTGCTTTGGGTGAAAGTCTTGATAAATTTTTTCTGTTTGAATTTTCTGCTAAATGGGATATCGTGCCTACTATGTTGTGTCAGAATCACACCCTTGAAATCAATGGATTCATGGGGCAAACAACAGATTTTAGAACTGAATTTATCAGACCTGATGTTCTGATTATGGGCGATAATAAAGCGCTTGGTACAGCTCGCTATCTGCATGGAGAATTTGGTGAAGGAACATGGACCTATTACGGCGGACATGACCCCGAAGATTATCAGCATTTTGTTGGTGATCCGCCAACTGATTTGAGCTTGCATCCAAATTCACCGGGGTATCGGCTTATTCTCAACAATATCTTATTCCCTGCTGCTAAGAAAAAGAAAAGGAAAACTTAG
- the dnaB gene encoding replicative DNA helicase: MEENKPVKPAPRRSLVSQSIQAVNELGKLPPQAVDVEEAVLGAMLLEKNAVNDAIDILKPESFYKIEHQKIFAVILELFASSENIDILSVTERLRKKAELQLVGGPGYIARLTNKVASAAHVEYHARIISEKFILRSLIEVSTEVIKNSYDETKDVFNVLSDAEGGLFKIAEGNLKKSYQNVNDLVHQAIQEIEKASENKDGVSGVPSGFTDLDRITSGWQRSDMIVLAARPGMGKTAFVLSMARNTAVQFKQPVAIFSLEMSSVQLVKRFMAMETGIASEKLRKGFSAKEDWDQLHSRISALTEAPIYIDDTPALSIFELRAKCRRMKMQHDIQLVIIDYLQLMSAGSKGGNREQEISTISRSIKEIAKELNVPIIALSQLSRSVETRGGDKRPLLSDLRESGAIEQDADMVCFIYRPEYYGLIEDENGMPTEGIGEIIVAKHRNGSLDTVRLKFVKELTKFDNLDAFDNGVYGTFKPNTGFESNNVATITVKSKMNQDDDDFLTTSQDDPPF, from the coding sequence ATGGAAGAAAACAAACCGGTAAAACCTGCGCCACGTCGTTCATTGGTAAGCCAAAGTATTCAGGCTGTGAATGAGTTGGGCAAGTTGCCTCCGCAAGCTGTTGATGTGGAAGAGGCAGTGCTGGGTGCCATGCTGCTTGAGAAAAATGCAGTCAACGATGCTATTGACATTCTCAAACCGGAAAGTTTTTACAAAATTGAACACCAGAAAATCTTTGCTGTCATTCTTGAATTATTTGCCAGCTCTGAAAATATTGATATCCTCAGCGTAACTGAACGGCTGAGAAAAAAAGCCGAATTGCAATTAGTTGGCGGACCGGGTTATATTGCCCGACTAACAAATAAAGTCGCTTCTGCAGCACACGTTGAATATCACGCCCGCATCATTTCTGAAAAATTTATCTTGCGGTCTCTCATTGAAGTATCTACTGAAGTGATCAAAAATTCGTATGACGAAACAAAAGATGTATTCAATGTTTTGTCAGATGCGGAAGGCGGACTATTCAAAATTGCAGAAGGTAACCTGAAAAAAAGTTATCAGAATGTAAATGATCTCGTGCATCAGGCCATTCAGGAAATTGAAAAAGCAAGCGAGAATAAAGATGGTGTCAGCGGTGTTCCGTCAGGGTTTACTGATTTAGATAGAATAACATCAGGCTGGCAGCGCTCAGATATGATTGTGTTGGCGGCTCGTCCCGGAATGGGGAAAACGGCCTTCGTACTTTCTATGGCACGCAATACCGCGGTGCAGTTTAAACAACCGGTGGCCATATTTTCTCTTGAGATGTCAAGCGTGCAATTGGTAAAAAGATTCATGGCAATGGAAACCGGCATTGCGTCAGAAAAATTGCGCAAAGGTTTTTCAGCTAAAGAAGATTGGGACCAGTTACATTCACGCATCAGCGCATTAACTGAAGCGCCTATCTATATTGATGACACGCCTGCATTATCAATTTTTGAATTGCGCGCAAAATGTCGTCGAATGAAAATGCAACACGACATTCAACTCGTTATCATTGACTATTTGCAATTGATGTCTGCCGGTAGCAAAGGCGGAAATCGTGAACAAGAAATTTCTACCATCTCACGCTCTATCAAAGAAATTGCAAAAGAGTTGAACGTACCAATTATTGCGCTGTCTCAGTTGAGTCGTTCAGTTGAAACACGCGGAGGTGATAAACGACCTTTGTTGTCTGACTTACGTGAATCAGGCGCAATTGAACAAGATGCCGATATGGTTTGTTTTATTTATCGCCCTGAGTATTACGGTCTCATTGAAGATGAAAACGGAATGCCAACGGAAGGAATTGGCGAGATTATTGTAGCTAAACACCGAAACGGTTCGTTAGATACTGTGCGGTTAAAATTTGTGAAGGAACTTACTAAATTTGATAACCTAGACGCATTTGATAACGGAGTTTACGGTACCTTTAAACCAAATACCGGTTTTGAAAGCAACAATGTTGCTACCATCACCGTTAAAAGTAAAATGAATCAGGATGACGATGATTTTCTTACAACATCTCAAGATGATCCGCCTTTTTAG